The proteins below come from a single Dinghuibacter silviterrae genomic window:
- the frr gene encoding ribosome recycling factor — MSDDVALILDDTQETMQKGIGHLESELTKIRAGKANPQMLEGITVDYYGASTPIGQVANVTVIDARTIGIQPWEKNMLQPIERSIIAANIGINPQNDGVLIRLFLPPLTEERRRELVKRVNGEGEQSKVAIRNIRREAIEQIKKLQKDGLSEDVAKDAEKNIQDLTDRYISLIDKHLAAKEKEIMTV; from the coding sequence ATGTCGGATGACGTTGCTTTGATATTGGACGATACCCAGGAAACCATGCAAAAAGGGATTGGGCATCTGGAATCGGAATTGACAAAGATCAGGGCCGGGAAGGCCAATCCCCAGATGCTGGAAGGAATCACCGTGGATTATTATGGTGCCTCCACCCCCATCGGGCAGGTGGCCAACGTGACGGTGATCGACGCCCGTACGATCGGTATCCAGCCTTGGGAAAAGAACATGCTCCAGCCGATAGAACGCTCGATCATAGCAGCCAATATTGGGATCAACCCCCAAAATGACGGGGTATTGATCCGTTTGTTCCTGCCACCCCTGACGGAAGAACGTCGCCGTGAACTGGTCAAAAGGGTCAACGGAGAAGGGGAGCAATCGAAGGTCGCCATCCGGAACATCCGCAGGGAAGCCATAGAGCAGATCAAAAAGCTCCAGAAGGACGGCCTGAGCGAAGACGTGGCCAAGGACGCGGAAAAAAACATACAGGACCTCACGGACAGGTATATATCCTTGATCGACAAGCACCTCGCCGCCAAAGAAAAGGAAATAATGACGGTATAG
- a CDS encoding MraY family glycosyltransferase produces MPVIIRIASVKKLMDVPDNRKIHKAPIPSLGGFGVFAGFLLAVLLAVPFKASAGLQYYAAAGFILFLVGLKDDVVVITPLKKFLGQLAAAAIVINVAGLRLVSLHGIFGITELPYVVSLILSYFAFILVVNAFNLIDGVDGLAGTLGVVSALVFGVYFYFAKEPLYAIMGLSLVGALSAFLVFNYTPAKIFMGDTGSMLVGLVNAILVLHFIRVADAPQALVPVTSAPMIGVAILAVPLFDTLRVFTIRIFLHRRSPFSPDRNHIHHLLLDCGFSHPAVTSTLVIYNLVLIAGAFALRDEGNYVLLTGLVVTSLSFSGLVAFFRQPRRPFVVMKNVGTPLPVPPADGAVVETVQRKNGSPLPQKAGAVKAPSMHPIFSIEEE; encoded by the coding sequence ATGCCTGTCATCATCAGGATCGCCAGCGTCAAAAAGCTGATGGACGTGCCTGATAACAGGAAGATTCATAAAGCGCCCATTCCTTCGCTTGGTGGATTCGGGGTATTTGCAGGCTTCCTTCTCGCAGTCCTGTTGGCTGTTCCTTTCAAAGCATCCGCCGGTCTTCAGTATTATGCCGCTGCGGGTTTTATTCTTTTTCTGGTAGGTCTTAAGGACGACGTTGTGGTGATCACTCCCCTCAAAAAGTTCTTAGGGCAGTTGGCGGCTGCGGCCATCGTCATCAACGTGGCGGGCTTGCGCCTGGTGAGTCTTCACGGCATATTCGGGATCACGGAGCTGCCCTATGTGGTCAGCCTTATACTTAGTTATTTCGCTTTCATCCTTGTCGTCAACGCGTTTAACCTTATCGACGGAGTAGATGGTCTGGCGGGTACGCTGGGCGTGGTAAGCGCCCTGGTCTTCGGGGTTTATTTTTATTTTGCTAAAGAGCCTTTGTATGCGATCATGGGGCTTAGCCTGGTGGGCGCTCTGAGCGCTTTCCTTGTGTTCAACTATACACCGGCCAAAATATTCATGGGTGATACGGGTTCCATGCTCGTCGGGCTCGTCAACGCCATCCTCGTATTGCATTTCATACGCGTGGCGGATGCGCCCCAGGCCTTGGTGCCCGTGACTTCGGCGCCAATGATTGGCGTCGCCATCCTGGCGGTTCCCTTGTTCGACACCCTGAGGGTATTTACAATACGGATCTTTTTGCACCGCCGGTCCCCATTCTCCCCGGACCGGAATCATATTCATCACCTGCTGCTGGACTGCGGTTTTTCGCACCCGGCGGTCACTTCCACTCTGGTAATCTACAACCTCGTGCTGATCGCAGGTGCCTTTGCCCTCCGGGACGAAGGAAATTATGTGTTGCTGACGGGGCTTGTGGTAACCAGCCTCTCGTTTTCCGGTCTGGTGGCCTTTTTCCGCCAACCCCGCCGTCCTTTCGTGGTCATGAAGAATGTAGGGACTCCCCTCCCGGTACCCCCGGCCGATGGGGCGGTGGTCGAGACCGTTCAACGCAAGAATGGAAGCCCTCTCCCGCAAAAGGCAGGAGCCGTCAAGGCGCCTTCTATGCACCCCATCTTCTCTATCGAGGAGGAATAA
- a CDS encoding transketolase: MTDLKATATQIRRDIVRMVHAAQSGHPGGSLGCTDFFTALYFNAMQHNPDFHMDGINEDIFFLSNGHISPVFYSTLARSGYFPLKELETFRKLNSRLQGHPTTHEHLPGVRVASGSLGQGMSVAIGAALAKKLNKDSHLVFSLHGDGELDEGQNWEAIMSAPNLHVDNLIATVDWNGQQIDGPTDKVMAQGDLRQKFEVFGWLTLTANGNDMDEIVATLAKARAMTGQGKPVAILMHTVMGKGVDFMEGHHEWHGIAPSDDQLKKALAQLPETLGDY, translated from the coding sequence ATGACTGATTTAAAAGCGACCGCCACCCAGATCCGGAGAGACATCGTACGAATGGTACACGCCGCCCAAAGCGGCCACCCCGGGGGTTCCCTGGGTTGTACAGATTTCTTTACTGCATTGTATTTCAATGCGATGCAGCATAATCCGGACTTCCATATGGACGGGATCAACGAGGACATTTTTTTCCTGTCTAACGGCCATATCTCCCCTGTATTCTATTCCACCCTCGCCCGGAGCGGCTATTTCCCCCTCAAAGAACTGGAGACCTTCCGGAAGCTCAATTCCCGGCTCCAGGGCCACCCCACAACCCACGAACACCTCCCCGGCGTACGGGTCGCCTCCGGCTCCCTCGGCCAGGGCATGAGTGTCGCCATCGGCGCCGCGCTCGCAAAAAAACTGAATAAAGACAGCCACCTGGTCTTTTCCCTCCACGGGGACGGTGAACTGGATGAAGGCCAGAACTGGGAGGCCATCATGAGCGCCCCCAACCTGCACGTCGATAACCTGATCGCCACCGTTGACTGGAACGGTCAGCAGATCGACGGCCCGACCGACAAGGTCATGGCCCAGGGCGACCTGCGTCAGAAATTCGAAGTATTTGGTTGGCTTACGCTCACGGCTAACGGCAACGACATGGACGAGATCGTGGCCACCCTGGCCAAAGCCCGCGCCATGACCGGCCAGGGCAAGCCCGTAGCCATCCTGATGCACACCGTCATGGGCAAAGGTGTCGACTTCATGGAAGGCCACCACGAGTGGCACGGGATCGCCCCCAGCGACGACCAGCTGAAGAAAGCCCTGGCGCAACTCCCCGAGACCCTCGGGGATTACTAG
- a CDS encoding FtsX-like permease family protein — protein sequence MYLLFSWRYFKAKKSTNAINVIAWISTLAIAVGAAALVLILSVFNGFEHLVKTLYSSFYTDLKVIPATGKVLVLTPEMLQRIRGTAGVATFSCVAEEKAILQNADYQSTQVFLKGVDDTYSDITGIKDHLIRGHFDLGNVDTPFLVMGSGVEAALGVLSDRTVYPVTAYLPRRGAEAGPDPLQAISEGNITPVGTFAIQQDFDDKYVITNIGTVKSLLGFGPDEYSALELKTSQPENLPGVQQRLQTLLGKEAVVQTRYEQNQGLYRVMSIEKWFIFAVLILILSVAAFNMVGALTMLVLEKQKDIQVLKALGAQDSFIRKIFLGEGMVLAGLGTMLGVGCALILCWAQVRYKLIPLQGGSFVIDYYPVKVLPSDIAIVVGSIFIVASLASWYPARKASHEKVDLRS from the coding sequence ATGTACCTCCTGTTCTCCTGGCGTTATTTCAAAGCCAAAAAGTCGACCAACGCGATCAACGTCATTGCCTGGATCAGCACCCTGGCCATCGCGGTTGGTGCGGCGGCTTTGGTGCTGATACTCAGTGTTTTCAATGGATTCGAGCACCTCGTAAAGACGCTCTATTCTTCGTTTTATACGGACCTGAAGGTCATCCCCGCCACTGGCAAGGTGCTGGTGCTGACACCGGAGATGCTTCAGCGGATACGGGGCACGGCCGGGGTGGCGACGTTTTCGTGTGTTGCCGAAGAAAAGGCCATCCTGCAAAACGCCGACTACCAGTCCACCCAGGTATTCCTAAAAGGAGTAGACGATACCTATTCGGACATCACCGGCATCAAGGACCACCTGATCCGCGGGCATTTCGACTTGGGCAATGTGGACACCCCGTTCCTCGTGATGGGTTCGGGCGTGGAAGCGGCCCTGGGTGTTCTTTCGGACAGGACTGTCTACCCGGTGACGGCCTATTTGCCACGCCGGGGCGCAGAAGCAGGCCCGGATCCCCTACAGGCTATCAGTGAGGGGAATATTACACCGGTGGGCACGTTTGCGATTCAGCAGGACTTCGACGACAAGTATGTCATCACCAATATCGGCACGGTAAAAAGCCTCCTGGGTTTCGGTCCTGACGAGTATTCCGCCCTGGAGTTAAAAACCTCCCAGCCCGAGAACCTGCCGGGGGTCCAGCAACGGTTGCAAACCCTGCTGGGTAAAGAGGCGGTGGTCCAGACCCGGTACGAACAAAACCAGGGTCTTTACCGGGTCATGAGTATCGAAAAATGGTTCATTTTCGCGGTCCTCATCCTCATCCTCTCCGTGGCTGCATTCAACATGGTGGGCGCGCTCACGATGCTGGTCCTGGAAAAACAAAAGGACATCCAGGTCCTCAAAGCCCTGGGGGCGCAAGATTCCTTTATCCGCAAAATCTTCTTAGGGGAAGGTATGGTCCTCGCCGGCCTGGGAACCATGCTGGGTGTGGGCTGCGCGCTAATCCTGTGCTGGGCCCAGGTGCGTTATAAATTGATTCCTTTACAAGGCGGCTCCTTCGTCATCGACTACTACCCCGTAAAAGTCCTCCCCTCCGACATCGCCATCGTCGTCGGCTCCATCTTCATCGTAGCCTCGTTAGCCTCTTGGTATCCGGCCCGCAAGGCCAGCCACGAAAAGGTCGACCTCCGGAGTTAA
- a CDS encoding ribosome-binding factor A — MQEGKRQKQVAGLLMEELNPIFQRLGLNMMDGGMVSIAGVKVTPDLLEARIYLSFFQIQQPALALKLITERAWEIKKELTAKVKNQLRRMPELKFFLDDTLEHVFHMEEIFKKINEDKDKHKTDE; from the coding sequence ATGCAGGAAGGAAAGCGACAAAAACAGGTGGCCGGGTTGTTGATGGAAGAACTCAACCCGATCTTCCAGCGCCTGGGGCTGAACATGATGGATGGGGGCATGGTGTCCATAGCCGGCGTCAAGGTGACGCCCGACCTTCTGGAGGCCAGGATCTACCTCAGTTTTTTTCAGATCCAACAGCCCGCCCTGGCCTTGAAGCTCATCACCGAGCGGGCCTGGGAAATCAAAAAAGAGCTCACCGCGAAGGTCAAAAACCAGCTCAGGCGTATGCCGGAGCTTAAATTTTTCCTGGACGATACGCTCGAACACGTCTTCCACATGGAAGAAATCTTCAAAAAAATCAACGAGGACAAGGACAAACACAAGACAGACGAGTAG
- a CDS encoding ABC transporter ATP-binding protein, with protein sequence MKKYTRLFKYLKDLKWSIVLYTGLTILSVAFSLVSLTMLIPFMNLLFHPDQLVHTLPQGPMTNSQVLIDTFKYYLTKIIESHSMLYAMAVICGIILLAIALKNFFLYCTYYILAPMRNSLVRRLKDELYAKILELPIGYFTEQRKGDVLSRMTNDTYEIETSVLGTMDGLIKDPINIIFLLVALFVLSPALSLFLLVFLPITGFVIGRISRSLRKTSNAAAIKAGESLSVLEETLSGLRVIKAFNVEKLLGNKFFTLNDELFHLKNRMQQRRDLASPLSEVMGVGVLCGVLLFGGYLITTHSAFALAPEAFIAYLAAFSQIINPAKSISTSWYNIQKGSAAVARIEEVLNATVTVKDLPGAQTLDTFQHSIEFRGISFAYGDHQILENINLTIPKGKTVALVGSSGAGKSTLADLVPRFHDVTNGELLIDGVNIKGYTLESLRRQISIVTQEPILFNDTIAANIALGEPDASREAIMDAARVANADNFIRQKEGGYESNIGDRGTKLSGGERQRLTIARAVLKNPPILILDEATSSLDTESERLVQDAIYKLMKDRTSLVIAHRLSTIRHADEIIVLQKGRIAERGTHDQLIEAGGIYRRLVEMQEVK encoded by the coding sequence ATGAAGAAATACACCCGGTTATTCAAGTATTTGAAAGATCTTAAGTGGAGCATTGTCCTGTATACCGGCTTAACCATCCTGTCCGTCGCTTTTTCTCTCGTCTCCCTGACGATGCTGATCCCGTTCATGAACCTTTTGTTTCACCCGGACCAGCTCGTACACACGCTTCCCCAGGGGCCGATGACCAATTCCCAGGTGCTGATCGACACGTTTAAATACTACCTCACCAAGATCATCGAATCCCACAGCATGCTATACGCCATGGCGGTCATCTGCGGGATCATCCTCCTGGCCATCGCTTTGAAGAATTTCTTTCTGTACTGTACCTACTACATCCTGGCCCCTATGCGCAACAGCCTTGTCCGGAGACTCAAGGACGAACTGTACGCCAAGATCCTGGAACTGCCCATCGGCTATTTCACGGAACAACGCAAAGGGGATGTCCTTAGCCGGATGACCAACGATACCTATGAAATCGAAACAAGCGTTTTAGGTACCATGGATGGGTTGATCAAAGATCCCATCAACATCATCTTCCTGTTGGTCGCCCTGTTTGTCCTGAGTCCCGCATTATCCCTTTTCCTGCTGGTCTTTCTACCCATCACAGGGTTTGTCATCGGGCGGATCAGCCGCTCCCTGCGCAAAACGAGCAACGCCGCGGCGATCAAAGCCGGAGAGTCTCTGTCCGTGTTGGAAGAAACCTTATCGGGTCTGCGTGTCATTAAGGCCTTCAATGTCGAAAAGCTTCTCGGGAATAAGTTTTTCACGCTAAACGACGAACTCTTTCACCTCAAAAACAGGATGCAACAACGCAGGGACCTTGCCTCCCCCCTCTCGGAAGTGATGGGTGTGGGCGTGCTTTGCGGCGTCCTGCTTTTCGGGGGATACCTCATCACCACCCATAGCGCGTTCGCCCTCGCACCTGAAGCCTTTATTGCATACCTGGCGGCCTTCAGCCAAATCATCAACCCGGCAAAGTCCATTTCGACCTCCTGGTATAATATTCAAAAGGGCAGTGCCGCCGTCGCCCGGATCGAGGAAGTGCTCAACGCCACCGTCACCGTCAAAGACCTTCCAGGGGCACAGACGCTCGACACCTTCCAGCATTCCATAGAATTCCGGGGAATTTCTTTTGCCTATGGAGACCATCAAATCCTCGAAAACATCAACCTCACGATTCCCAAAGGCAAAACCGTTGCCCTTGTCGGTTCCTCCGGAGCGGGGAAGTCCACGCTGGCGGACCTTGTCCCCCGGTTCCACGACGTCACCAACGGGGAGCTGCTGATCGACGGGGTCAACATCAAGGGATACACCCTGGAGTCCCTGCGCCGCCAGATCAGTATTGTCACCCAGGAACCCATTCTTTTTAACGATACCATCGCTGCGAATATCGCCCTTGGCGAACCCGACGCCAGCCGGGAAGCGATCATGGACGCTGCCCGCGTGGCCAATGCGGACAATTTCATCCGTCAGAAAGAAGGGGGATATGAAAGCAATATCGGGGACAGGGGTACCAAGCTCAGCGGCGGAGAGCGCCAGCGCCTCACCATCGCCAGGGCCGTTTTAAAGAACCCGCCCATTCTTATCCTGGATGAAGCGACTTCCTCCCTGGATACCGAAAGCGAGCGCCTCGTCCAGGACGCCATTTATAAACTGATGAAAGACCGGACCAGCCTGGTCATCGCCCATCGCCTTTCTACCATCCGTCACGCCGACGAAATTATTGTCCTCCAGAAAGGACGTATTGCGGAGCGGGGCACCCATGACCAACTCATTGAGGCCGGCGGCATTTACCGCCGCCTGGTGGAGATGCAAGAGGTCAAATAG
- a CDS encoding TraR/DksA family transcriptional regulator encodes MKTPIAPIKAAPVKGVAAKAAPAAPSKPAPAAPAKAPIAAPKPAPAPVAIKPSSVGVKPAEAKPTAIARPAPRPETKMVEIKPIKTSVTTQVKYEPDFTKSVLDDPGQTILNAPTMRYSDAELAEFKDLIMRKLDAAKKELTYLQGLITRKDEMGGDESENRYMTMEDGSISMEREQLSQMASRQIQFIDHLEKALMRIENKTYGICRVTGKLIDKARLRAVPHATLSIEAKMGLVKKSENQNVQ; translated from the coding sequence GTGAAGACACCCATAGCCCCGATCAAAGCAGCCCCGGTAAAGGGTGTGGCTGCCAAGGCAGCTCCTGCCGCGCCGTCTAAGCCGGCCCCGGCCGCCCCTGCCAAAGCACCCATAGCCGCACCAAAACCCGCCCCGGCCCCGGTGGCCATCAAACCGTCTTCGGTAGGTGTGAAACCCGCGGAGGCAAAACCCACGGCTATCGCCAGACCTGCGCCCCGGCCGGAAACCAAAATGGTGGAAATAAAACCCATCAAAACTTCCGTGACCACCCAGGTCAAATACGAACCCGATTTTACAAAATCTGTCCTGGATGATCCGGGTCAAACCATACTTAACGCACCGACGATGAGATATAGCGATGCTGAACTGGCAGAGTTCAAAGACCTGATCATGCGCAAGCTGGACGCTGCGAAGAAGGAATTGACGTACCTGCAGGGACTCATTACCCGTAAAGACGAAATGGGCGGGGATGAGAGTGAAAACCGTTACATGACCATGGAAGACGGGTCGATCAGTATGGAACGGGAACAGCTGAGCCAGATGGCCAGCCGTCAGATCCAGTTCATCGATCACCTGGAGAAGGCCCTGATGCGGATCGAGAACAAGACCTATGGGATTTGCCGGGTGACAGGTAAGCTGATCGACAAGGCACGGCTTAGAGCGGTGCCCCATGCGACCCTGAGCATCGAAGCAAAAATGGGTCTGGTGAAGAAGTCTGAAAACCAAAACGTTCAATAG
- the ileS gene encoding isoleucine--tRNA ligase, giving the protein MSAKYREYQQLNLPSIEKEVLDKWAAERTFQQSVDLREGAGAFVFYEGPPSANGMPGIHHVISRTLKDLVCRFQTMKGHQVKRKAGWDTHGLPVELGVEKMLGITKDDIGKKISIAEYNAVCRREVLKYKDKWDELTTKMGYWVDLDHPYITFENNYIESLWWILKELYKKGLLYESVSIQPYSPAAGTGLSSHELNQPGTYKDVKDTSCVAMFKAAPGEAARALWGDKEVFFMAWTTTPWTLPSNLGLTVGAKIDYALVKTFNPYTHQPVNVVLAKALIGKYFKPEGENADFSAYLPESKLLPWSIIGEFKGSQLENLRYEQLLPYPANTPEKSGATYGPPLSGPFRVLLGDFVTTEDGTGIVHTAPAFGADDYRVGKKYGIGILTLVDKEGKFVDGLGEFSHRYVKNYKDDPQYADVNVDICVKLKKENRAFKIEKYEHSYPHCWRTDKPILYYPLDAWFIKTTALKDRMVELNKTIQWKPKSTGEGRFGNWLENMVDWNLSRDRFWGTPLPVWRTEDWDAEVGTGEEVCIGSVAELKAAYQLAVEAGYNGDRKDLGDVDLHKPTVDELILLSPKGKPMKRVHDLVDVWFDSGAMPYAQWHFPFENKDVFTRNYPADFIAEGVDQTRGWFYTLHAIAALIKESVEEELGTKVQGLAYKAVVSNGLVLDKDGNKMSKRVGNVVDPFDTIHRFGADATRWYLITNASPWESLKFDVEGIREVQRKFFGTLYNTYQFFALYANVDGFAFKEAYIPPSERPEIDRWIISALQTLVGTVDRYMKEFEPTQAGRAIEDFVDEQLSNWYVRLCRRRFWKGEYEHDKICAYQTLYECLETVILLMAPIAPFFSEALFGNLNSVTNRISKDSIHHADFPVPQPIYQDTSLEERMQLAQDISSLVLSLRKKVNIKVRQPLQRILIPILDPGMRSQVEKVGDLIRSEVNVKEIQFLTDTEGFIKKKIKPNFKALGNRLGAKMKPAAAAIGALGQDDIARLEKERKIPLILENETLEIGLEDVDISSEDIPGWTVASKGSLTVALDVTVTPELAYEGNARELVNRIQKIRKDSGFELTDRVEVKVAASEALASSVAHFSQYICTEILADSLEIVPDIQDGIEIEVNDISLKVIVTKKGA; this is encoded by the coding sequence ATGAGTGCCAAGTATAGGGAATACCAGCAGTTGAATTTGCCTTCGATCGAAAAGGAAGTGCTGGATAAATGGGCCGCGGAGCGCACGTTTCAGCAGAGCGTTGACCTTAGGGAAGGGGCCGGGGCGTTTGTTTTTTACGAAGGCCCCCCCAGTGCCAATGGTATGCCCGGCATTCACCACGTTATTTCGCGTACCCTAAAGGACCTCGTTTGCCGTTTTCAGACGATGAAAGGGCACCAGGTCAAACGTAAGGCCGGTTGGGACACCCATGGCCTGCCGGTGGAACTGGGTGTGGAAAAAATGCTGGGGATCACGAAGGACGACATCGGCAAGAAAATATCCATCGCCGAATACAATGCCGTTTGCCGCCGGGAAGTGTTGAAGTATAAAGACAAGTGGGACGAGCTGACGACGAAAATGGGGTATTGGGTGGACCTGGATCATCCGTATATCACGTTCGAAAACAATTATATTGAAAGCCTTTGGTGGATCCTGAAGGAGTTGTACAAAAAGGGGCTTCTTTATGAGAGCGTGAGCATACAGCCGTATTCGCCCGCGGCAGGCACGGGGCTGAGCTCTCATGAGCTGAACCAGCCCGGTACTTACAAGGACGTCAAGGACACGAGCTGTGTGGCGATGTTCAAGGCGGCACCCGGGGAAGCCGCGCGTGCGCTTTGGGGAGACAAGGAGGTTTTTTTCATGGCGTGGACGACGACGCCCTGGACGCTGCCTTCCAACTTGGGTTTGACGGTAGGGGCCAAGATCGACTATGCGCTGGTCAAGACCTTCAACCCGTACACGCACCAGCCGGTGAATGTGGTATTGGCGAAGGCGTTGATCGGGAAATATTTCAAACCGGAAGGAGAAAATGCCGACTTTTCCGCCTATCTGCCTGAATCAAAACTGTTGCCCTGGAGCATCATCGGGGAATTTAAGGGGAGCCAGCTGGAAAACCTCCGGTACGAGCAATTGCTGCCTTACCCTGCAAACACACCGGAAAAATCGGGAGCGACCTACGGTCCGCCCCTTTCGGGGCCCTTCCGGGTTTTGTTGGGCGACTTCGTAACGACGGAAGATGGTACGGGGATCGTGCACACGGCACCGGCCTTTGGCGCGGATGACTATAGGGTAGGGAAAAAATACGGCATTGGGATCCTCACGCTGGTGGACAAAGAAGGCAAGTTCGTGGACGGGCTTGGTGAGTTTAGCCACCGCTATGTAAAAAACTATAAAGACGATCCGCAATACGCGGACGTCAATGTCGATATCTGTGTCAAGCTGAAAAAAGAAAACAGGGCGTTTAAAATTGAGAAGTACGAACACAGTTACCCGCATTGCTGGCGTACCGACAAACCGATCCTGTATTATCCGCTGGACGCCTGGTTTATCAAGACGACCGCGTTAAAGGACCGGATGGTGGAACTCAACAAAACCATCCAATGGAAGCCTAAGTCAACGGGGGAAGGCCGGTTTGGGAACTGGCTGGAGAATATGGTGGACTGGAATCTTAGCCGGGACCGGTTTTGGGGTACGCCCTTGCCGGTCTGGCGGACCGAGGATTGGGACGCAGAGGTGGGGACCGGAGAGGAGGTGTGCATCGGCAGTGTGGCGGAGTTAAAAGCGGCCTATCAACTGGCCGTAGAAGCCGGGTACAATGGGGACCGGAAGGACCTGGGGGATGTGGACCTCCACAAACCCACGGTGGACGAACTGATTTTGTTATCGCCGAAGGGTAAACCCATGAAGCGGGTGCACGACCTGGTGGACGTATGGTTTGACTCCGGGGCGATGCCCTATGCCCAATGGCATTTCCCATTTGAAAACAAGGACGTTTTTACAAGGAATTATCCCGCGGATTTTATTGCCGAAGGCGTGGACCAGACCCGGGGGTGGTTTTATACCCTGCACGCGATTGCGGCGCTGATCAAGGAATCGGTGGAAGAAGAATTGGGGACTAAGGTCCAGGGATTGGCCTATAAAGCCGTGGTATCCAACGGGCTGGTCTTGGACAAAGACGGCAATAAGATGAGTAAACGCGTGGGGAACGTCGTGGATCCCTTTGATACGATCCACCGTTTCGGGGCGGATGCCACGCGTTGGTACCTGATCACCAATGCTTCGCCCTGGGAAAGTCTCAAATTTGATGTCGAAGGGATCCGGGAGGTGCAGCGTAAGTTCTTCGGGACCTTATATAATACGTATCAGTTTTTCGCCCTTTATGCCAATGTAGACGGGTTTGCCTTCAAAGAAGCCTATATCCCGCCTTCCGAAAGGCCGGAAATTGACCGCTGGATTATATCGGCTCTCCAAACGCTGGTGGGAACGGTGGACCGGTATATGAAGGAATTCGAACCTACCCAGGCGGGCAGGGCCATCGAAGACTTCGTGGATGAGCAATTGAGCAACTGGTATGTCCGTCTTTGCCGTCGAAGGTTCTGGAAAGGGGAGTACGAACACGACAAGATCTGTGCCTATCAGACATTATATGAGTGCCTGGAAACGGTCATCCTGCTGATGGCGCCGATCGCGCCGTTTTTCAGCGAGGCTTTGTTCGGGAACCTTAATTCTGTAACAAACAGGATATCAAAGGATTCGATACACCATGCGGATTTCCCGGTTCCGCAGCCCATATACCAGGATACTTCCCTGGAGGAACGCATGCAACTGGCACAGGATATATCCTCCCTGGTGTTATCTTTGCGTAAGAAGGTCAATATCAAGGTACGTCAACCCCTGCAACGGATCCTGATCCCTATCCTCGACCCCGGGATGCGGTCCCAGGTCGAAAAAGTGGGGGATTTGATCCGTTCGGAGGTCAATGTTAAAGAAATCCAATTCTTAACTGATACAGAAGGTTTTATTAAGAAAAAAATAAAACCTAACTTTAAAGCTTTAGGTAACCGTTTGGGCGCAAAAATGAAGCCTGCGGCGGCCGCCATAGGAGCCTTAGGCCAGGACGACATTGCTAGACTGGAAAAAGAAAGGAAAATCCCCCTTATCCTTGAAAATGAGACCTTAGAGATCGGTTTGGAGGATGTTGACATCTCCAGCGAGGACATTCCCGGTTGGACGGTGGCTTCCAAAGGCAGCCTTACCGTAGCACTGGATGTCACGGTTACACCGGAACTCGCCTACGAGGGCAACGCCAGGGAACTGGTCAATCGAATTCAAAAGATCCGAAAGGACAGTGGCTTTGAACTGACGGACAGGGTGGAGGTTAAAGTCGCTGCTTCGGAAGCACTTGCGTCCTCCGTGGCCCATTTTTCCCAATATATCTGTACGGAAATTCTGGCAGATAGTTTGGAAATTGTGCCAGATATTCAGGATGGCATCGAAATTGAAGTAAACGACATTTCTTTAAAAGTAATCGTTACTAAAAAAGGAGCGTAG
- a CDS encoding PepSY-like domain-containing protein, with protein sequence MKNIPMVIAVALFGTTAATAQTTHHHHAAKTETVKAVTPPDAVLTAFQGKFSGDTATWAVTPSGNYAATFMSSGEKECAEFSADGQWLRNRTDMTLDQLPDPAKTALQSKYPGMEIASIQKLEYNNVNPFYKVNLKQGDQSKDVMVNDAGYVQE encoded by the coding sequence ATGAAAAACATTCCTATGGTAATAGCCGTTGCCCTGTTCGGAACCACCGCAGCCACGGCTCAAACAACGCATCACCACCATGCCGCAAAAACCGAAACGGTAAAGGCCGTCACCCCTCCGGACGCTGTCCTAACCGCCTTCCAGGGCAAGTTTAGCGGTGACACGGCGACCTGGGCCGTCACCCCATCAGGGAACTACGCTGCCACATTCATGAGCAGCGGTGAAAAAGAATGTGCTGAGTTTTCGGCTGATGGCCAGTGGCTTCGCAACCGCACCGACATGACCCTCGACCAGTTGCCCGATCCCGCAAAAACCGCCCTCCAAAGCAAGTATCCCGGCATGGAAATTGCCTCTATCCAGAAGTTGGAGTACAACAACGTAAACCCCTTCTACAAAGTCAACCTCAAACAAGGCGACCAGTCGAAGGACGTCATGGTCAATGACGCGGGCTACGTTCAAGAGTAG